CCGCTACCCGGTGGTGGCGGGCGGGATCACCGCCAGGCTGTGCGTGTACCCGATCGGTCCGGAGCGCCCCCGAATGCAGCCGGGCCGGCCCCGCGCCGGGAGCGGGGCCGGCCCGGCCGTCGAACCCGGGTCACATGAGTGACGCGGACGGGCTGCTGAACGCGAGGGTTCCGTCTCCCGTCGCCGGATCGCACGAACCGGACACCACCGGCAGATCGACGAGCACGCTCACCGCCCCGCCGTCGACCATCAGGAACGGAGCCGGCAGGCACACCTTCGGGATGTCGATCGACGACATCCCGTTGACCGTCGTGCAGGTCGCCTGGCCGCCCTGGCCGTCGTCGGCGACGAAGTGGTCGAGCGCCAGCGTGCCGGAGATGCACTGGTAGCTGCCGTCGTCCAGCGCGAACGTCGCCGCCTGGGTGGGCGACCCGCCCGCCGTCGCGATCAGGTCGATCGATGCGGGCTGGCCGTCGGCCACCACGCCCACACCGGGCGAACTCGGATCGGGATAGAGCGTGATCGCGTCGAGCTTCACCCAGAGCTCGGTGACGTTCCCTGGCGCGTCCTGGAGGTAGACGTTGAGGCTACCGCCGTTGGTGGAGGACCCGTTGTCGTCGAACAGGTCGCACCCGGCCGCCACCGCGGCGAGCACGAGGGCGAGAAGAAGGAATCGGCTCTTCGGTCCACGCA
The genomic region above belongs to Acidobacteriota bacterium and contains:
- a CDS encoding DUF4382 domain-containing protein; translation: MASMAADQERCAMRGPKSRFLLLALVLAAVAAGCDLFDDNGSSTNGGSLNVYLQDAPGNVTELWVKLDAITLYPDPSSPGVGVVADGQPASIDLIATAGGSPTQAATFALDDGSYQCISGTLALDHFVADDGQGGQATCTTVNGMSSIDIPKVCLPAPFLMVDGGAVSVLVDLPVVSGSCDPATGDGTLAFSSPSASLM